The DNA segment TTTCCTTAACCTAAACAAATCGAGGAACTGCGGCCCATAATTCCTTTAGACCAGATTAAACCGTCACCTCAAACACACCGTGAGCTTCCTTAGGAAAAGGTAGCCCGTAAGGTTGTCTTAGCCCTTAAAAGCTCCTCGTCCAGCTTAGGTCAAGCGCCAGGATTCGTTTGGATCTGGACTCTAAGGCAATCCATATCCAGGCTTCAACACCCTTCAGGTTCACGGCTCTCTCGTCCACGACGGCCGTCTTAGCCCTTCGCATGTAGAGGGCTTCGGAAAGGCTTCCGAACCTATGGACCCAACGCCATATGGATTCATGGCTCCTTGGAAGGAATATGCTTATAGCCCTTGAATCCCTCCTGAAGGATAGACCTGAAAGGTATAAGTATAGGGCATAGCCTACTATCTGCCTGGGAGTCCTATCCCTCTCGAATGGTCTGCCCATAGAACATCGAGGGAGATAGGGCTCCTCTAAGGCTTAAGGTTACAGCGCCGAATTTTAAAGCGAAAATATCGGTTTGGAGATTAGGAAACATTTTTAAGCGCGGGATGTTTGCCATGCTTGGCCAACATTTCACTTGACTCTGAGGGATTCAAGCCTTGCGTAAAGCCGCGTTACTCGACTTTGGCGACACATTGGTCTTATTGAAGGAAGCGTATATAGGGAAGGTTGAAGAGTTGAGAGCCAAGAGCCTCGTCGAGTATTTAAAGAAGAAAGGGCTTACAGTCGAGGAGGGAGAATTCAGAGAACGCTTTATTAAGGTTTCGAAGCGAATGAACGATTTTTGTGAACGATACTCTGTTGAGTTAACTATCGATATCGTCGTAGCTGAAGCTTTGAGGGAAATGGGGTTCAAAGTCGAGCCTAAGGACGTTTGGGACGTAGAGGAGGCTGCTTACGGATTTCTGTTAGAAGCCTGCATGGTATCAGGCGAGGCTCTCCCTGCCCTAGAAAGGCTGAAGACCGCGGGTTTTAAAATGGCTGTCATTTCAAACACAAGAAGTGACTGGTTTGTGAGGGAAGCCCTCCGGAAACTTAACATCTTAGACTTCTTTGACTACGTTTCTACTTCGGCTAATTTAGGTGTAAGAAAGCCAAGACCGGAACCCTTTCTAAAAGCCCTCAAGGAGCTAAGTTTAACCCGCCGGGAAGCGGTGATGATTGGAGATCAAACCCTAACAGATGTGAAAGGGGCGTTAAACCTAGGCATGAAGGTTATTCAAATAATCGGGGAAACTCAACCTTTCAACCCTCGGGTAACGACGCTTAAACCAACCTTCTACGCTCAAAACCTAAATGAAGCGGCGAATAAGGCCCTAACCCTCTTTTAAATAGACGCGCCCACCATCCACCAATTCTCTACTTCTGCTTCATTCTTCAAACTTAAGAGTTAAATTATGTAAAGTTGGTTGGAGGATAAGTTAAGCCCTACCGCTTTTGGGATGTTACGATGTCCGAGTTGATTAAGCATATCCTCACTAGGAGAAGCGTGAGGAAATACGAGGAGCGTACAGTGAAGCTTAAAACATTGTTAAAGGCGTTGGACGCTGCCCGTTGGGCTCCCTCAGCCCATAACGCTCAGCCATGGCGATACATCATCCTCCAAGATCCGTCCGTGAAAAAGGCTTTGGCTGAGAACATGGCGGCCGCGTGGAGGCGAGATTTGAGAAAAGACGGTTATGGAGAGGAGATGATAAAACAGCTGACCGAGGAGTCCGTTAACCTGTTTTCATCGGCTCCAGTAATTTTAATCGCATGTCTGAGCATGGAGGGTATGCACCGATACACGGATAATAGGAGAAGGGTTTTAGAGTATTTGATGGCCGTTCAAAGCGTATCCGCCTCCATAACAAATCTATTGCTAGCGCTTCACGCCTTAAACCTAGGGGCCTCATGGTTTTGCGCCCCTCTGTTCTGCCCATCAACGGTGAGGAGAACCCTGAGCATACCTGAGGACGTTAATCCTCAGGCTTTAATTACAGTAGGATACCCAGATGAGGCGCCTCAGCCTCCCCCGCGGCGTAACCTAACCGACGTGGTGTTCATGAATAGATGGGGGATGCGTTTATGAAGATCGCGGCTTTAGCTGGTGGGGTCGGCGCGGCTAAGCTAATCTCAGGTCTTGTAAAACTCATCTCCCCAAAGGATTTAACAGTTATAGTCAACACTGGAGACGACGTTATCCTCCATGGATTATACATATCCCCTGACGTGGACATAATAACCTACACGCTCGCCGGCCTGGTGGATGAGCGTAGGGGATGGGGAATAAAAGAAGACACCTACAATTGTTTAGAAATGTTAGGAAAATACGGTGGCGAAACATGGTTCAACCTCGGGGACAAAGACTTAGCCACCCATATTTTCAGAACCAAGATGCTCAAGGAAGGCTTCACCCTAACCCAGATCGCCAAGAAATTCACCAGCCTCTTAAACGTGCAAGCCAGCATTTTACCCATGTCTGATGAAAGAGTGGAGACGATGATTCACATTGAGGGGGGGATGATAAATTTTCAACGCTACTTAGTTGAACGGGGAGCGAGGGACGAGGTGTTAGGAGTAGAATTCATTGGGGCAAGGTCCGCGCGACCAGCGCCCGGCGTCATCGAATCCCTACTCGCGGCGGAGAAGGTTGTCGTATGCCCCTCCAACCCAGTAGTAAGCATTGGGCCAATCCTCGCCGTCCACGAAATCAGAGACACTTTAAGAGAGTTGAAAACCCCAGTGGTCGCCGTCAGCCCCATAATTCAGGGGTCACCGGTTAAAGGGCCAGCGGACAAGCTCATGAGAGGATTAAACCTCGAGGTATCTGCCCGTTCCGTGGCAAGTCTATACAAGGAGTTCTTAGACACCATGGTCATCGATGAAAAGGACGAAGCCGAAGAGGAAAGTATAAAAAGCATGGGTTTAAAGGTGTTAAAAACCGATATCGCGATGAGGAGCTTAGAGGATAAGGTTAGAGTCGCGAAACTTATCCTGGAAGCCTGAACGATGGCCTACCATGACCTATGTTTTAATCCCCCTGAAAAGATTGGATAAATCTAAAACTCGCCTCTCCAGCGTCTTAACCTTAGAGGAACGCGTTGAACTTACCATCGCTATGCTGGAAGACGTCGTCGAATCCGCTGTCCACGCCAAAGGGGTTAAACGCGTTTACGTCATCAACAACGACGTTGAACTGGCGCGCATCATGAAGGCTCATGGGGTTAAAATGTTAAGAGATCCTGGAAAAGGATTAAACAACGCGTTGAAAATGTGGTTAAAAAAATTTGAGAGAGAATCTAAGTCGGCGCTCATACTGCCCGCAGACATACCCTTGATAAAGTCCGAAGACTTGGAACAGGTGATTCGGCTGGGAGCGCACTACGACATGGTGATTTCACCATCAAGAAACATGAAGGGCACAAACGCCTTGCTGTTGAAGCCCCCAACCCTCCTCAAACCTCTTTTCGGCTCCAACAGCTTCAACCGCCATTTGAAAGCCGCCGTAGAAGTGAATGTAAGGCTGAAAGTGTTTAAGAACGAAAGAATCGGATTCGACGTCGACAGCCCTAGCGACCTAAAAACCCTTCTTTCAACACAAGACGTCCACCGCAACGTGAAGAAATTGATGGAAAAATTTGATCATGTTTAATGTTGGATGAGTCTAACGGGCTCACCTAGTGTCACATCAGCTTTATGAAAAGGAAAGACTAAAATTTATGCAGCTTCAAACGTTCAGTAGGCAAAGAGGGCTTAAGGAATGGAAGCGTTTATACTGCTGAAAGCTGTTGGCGATCATAGAAAGCTGATGGAACACCTCTCAACTTTCAGTAACGTTTCAAAGGTGTATAACATAGCGGGAGATAACGACATCCTGATCAACGTGAAAACCAGAGACCTCGAAGGGTTTAAGGATCTTATAAATAAAATTAGGTCGATGGACGATGTTATCAACACGACCTCGTATCTTGTATTACAGAAATTTAAGTAGTTAATGGTTAACTCGGTGGAATGTAGCTTACCTCATCTTTAGATGAGAATAACTCTATGACGGTGTTGGTTCTTACGACGCCGCTTAACGATCTGATGCTTTCCATAACGATTTTCTGAAGCTCATCGACGTTATCGGCCACTAATTCCACGAGGAGGTCGAAGTCACCGGTGATGCCTTTAACTCGAAGGACGCAGGGGTTTTTAGAAAATGTGTCGGCGATGGCTCTCTCCTTTCCAGGCCTGGTTGAAACGAATATAAAGGCCTTAACCTTTTTAGCGAATATTGTTGGGGGTATAACAACTGTTTTCCTGTAGACCCCATTTTCTTTAAGTTTCCTTAATCGATTATAAACTGTGACTGAGCTGGTGCGAATTTTTTTAGCCATGTCCGCGTAGGTTAAATCAGGATTACGGTATAGGTGCTTAAGTATTTCGATGTCGATCGGCTCAAGTTTACCTCTTTTCAAAAAGGATCCTCCACGCTGCGCATGTCTATTCGGAGAATATTTGTTTGCGGTCTAGGAATATAAACTCTAAGGTTCAATCTACTCTTAATTTTTTTAAAAATAAATACGAAAAGGCTTAATTTTATAAGCAAAAATACCTTAATATAGTGCTGATATAGATGGTTGGAGGAAAACACATGGTTAAAAGGCATCCCACCGAATATATGGTTAAGGAATACCATCGCCTAGTCAGAGAGCACTTAAACTGGGAGCTTAGGGAACTACAGTCCGCGAGTAAGCCCATCTGCGATGTGGATGGAAAGGAAGTGCTCATGCTCTGCGCTAACAACTATCTAAACCTCACCACCCACCCAAAGGTCATCGAAGCAATGGTAGAAGCGACCAAGAGGTATGGGGCTGGAGCCGGCAGCGATAGATCCATCTCCGGAAACATGAGCCTGCATGAAGAGTTAGACAAGCGCCTCGCCAGTTTCAAGGGCGCTCCGGCATCCCTAACGTTTCAAACAGGCTACATGGTGAATGAGGGCGTCATTCCGCAGCTATGCGACAAAGGCGACCTTTACGTTTCGGATCAACTCAACCACGGTAGCATAATCGACGGCGTCCGCCTCAGCCACGCCGATCGAGTCGTATACAAGCATAAAGACGTGGAGGATTTGTCAAGGGTCCTAGAGGAGGCGGAGAAGCATCACCCACCATACAACCACATATGGATCCTGACTGACGGAGTCTTCAGTATGGATGGAGACCTCGCACCGTTACCTGAAATCGTCAAGCTTGCGAAAGAGCATGGCGCTGGAGTCTATGTGGATGACGCCCATGGTGAAGGGGTTCTTGGAAGAAATGGAAGGGGAATCGTAGACCACTTCAGGCTAGGCCGAGAAGACGTTCATCTAGAGATGGGGACCTTCAGCAAAGCCTTCGGAGTGGTTGGCGGCCACATATCATGCGGAAGTTCAGAAATACGAAATTTTCTCTACAACAAAAGCCGTACTTTCCTACTCTCCGCCGCCCTCCCCCCAGGGGTCGCAGCAGCTTGCATCGCTGCCATCGATGTCCTAGAGAGTGAGCCTGACCGGGTTAAAAAGGTATGGCAAAACCGAGATTACTTTTTAAAGGCGATGCGAGACATCGGATTCGACACCGGAAACAGTGAAACCCCCATCATACCGGT comes from the Candidatus Bathyarchaeia archaeon genome and includes:
- a CDS encoding HAD-IA family hydrolase, which encodes MRKAALLDFGDTLVLLKEAYIGKVEELRAKSLVEYLKKKGLTVEEGEFRERFIKVSKRMNDFCERYSVELTIDIVVAEALREMGFKVEPKDVWDVEEAAYGFLLEACMVSGEALPALERLKTAGFKMAVISNTRSDWFVREALRKLNILDFFDYVSTSANLGVRKPRPEPFLKALKELSLTRREAVMIGDQTLTDVKGALNLGMKVIQIIGETQPFNPRVTTLKPTFYAQNLNEAANKALTLF
- a CDS encoding nitroreductase family protein, whose amino-acid sequence is MSELIKHILTRRSVRKYEERTVKLKTLLKALDAARWAPSAHNAQPWRYIILQDPSVKKALAENMAAAWRRDLRKDGYGEEMIKQLTEESVNLFSSAPVILIACLSMEGMHRYTDNRRRVLEYLMAVQSVSASITNLLLALHALNLGASWFCAPLFCPSTVRRTLSIPEDVNPQALITVGYPDEAPQPPPRRNLTDVVFMNRWGMRL
- the cofD gene encoding 2-phospho-L-lactate transferase; its protein translation is MGDAFMKIAALAGGVGAAKLISGLVKLISPKDLTVIVNTGDDVILHGLYISPDVDIITYTLAGLVDERRGWGIKEDTYNCLEMLGKYGGETWFNLGDKDLATHIFRTKMLKEGFTLTQIAKKFTSLLNVQASILPMSDERVETMIHIEGGMINFQRYLVERGARDEVLGVEFIGARSARPAPGVIESLLAAEKVVVCPSNPVVSIGPILAVHEIRDTLRELKTPVVAVSPIIQGSPVKGPADKLMRGLNLEVSARSVASLYKEFLDTMVIDEKDEAEEESIKSMGLKVLKTDIAMRSLEDKVRVAKLILEA
- the cofC gene encoding 2-phospho-L-lactate guanylyltransferase; protein product: MTYVLIPLKRLDKSKTRLSSVLTLEERVELTIAMLEDVVESAVHAKGVKRVYVINNDVELARIMKAHGVKMLRDPGKGLNNALKMWLKKFERESKSALILPADIPLIKSEDLEQVIRLGAHYDMVISPSRNMKGTNALLLKPPTLLKPLFGSNSFNRHLKAAVEVNVRLKVFKNERIGFDVDSPSDLKTLLSTQDVHRNVKKLMEKFDHV
- a CDS encoding Lrp/AsnC ligand binding domain-containing protein, producing the protein MEAFILLKAVGDHRKLMEHLSTFSNVSKVYNIAGDNDILINVKTRDLEGFKDLINKIRSMDDVINTTSYLVLQKFK
- a CDS encoding Lrp/AsnC family transcriptional regulator; this translates as MKRGKLEPIDIEILKHLYRNPDLTYADMAKKIRTSSVTVYNRLRKLKENGVYRKTVVIPPTIFAKKVKAFIFVSTRPGKERAIADTFSKNPCVLRVKGITGDFDLLVELVADNVDELQKIVMESIRSLSGVVRTNTVIELFSSKDEVSYIPPS
- a CDS encoding aminotransferase class I/II-fold pyridoxal phosphate-dependent enzyme, with amino-acid sequence MVGGKHMVKRHPTEYMVKEYHRLVREHLNWELRELQSASKPICDVDGKEVLMLCANNYLNLTTHPKVIEAMVEATKRYGAGAGSDRSISGNMSLHEELDKRLASFKGAPASLTFQTGYMVNEGVIPQLCDKGDLYVSDQLNHGSIIDGVRLSHADRVVYKHKDVEDLSRVLEEAEKHHPPYNHIWILTDGVFSMDGDLAPLPEIVKLAKEHGAGVYVDDAHGEGVLGRNGRGIVDHFRLGREDVHLEMGTFSKAFGVVGGHISCGSSEIRNFLYNKSRTFLLSAALPPGVAAACIAAIDVLESEPDRVKKVWQNRDYFLKAMRDIGFDTGNSETPIIPVMCGESETAKKLARMLWDKGIFVLPIFYPMVAKNAARIRVQVCSEHTKEQLDRAVEAFEECGRNLRII